Proteins encoded in a region of the Synechococcus sp. BIOS-U3-1 genome:
- the rlmD gene encoding 23S rRNA (uracil(1939)-C(5))-methyltransferase RlmD, which translates to MTAMNETPHPGLTIDVVGEDLDQQGRGLARWNGWVITVPELLPGEEAKVKVQQRQRRMWLARRVEIISSSPHARRPPCILARDCGGCSLQHLSVEAQNSWKQDRLINTLTRIGQLDPDVNTLVSPDQESLGYRNRALIPVRRDGPKVRLGYYKRGSHRIVNLNHCPVLDPRLDALIAPIKQDLESTSWPMDSDLQGEPGLRHLGLRIGIRTGEVLITLISATRSLKGVGALSAEWMRRWPQLKGVTLNLQPKRSNAVFGEQTLCLQGEDAIEEKFCDLSLELGSTTFFQVNTPRAERVVEHIRDWLTDSQQHQRVIDAYCGIGTIALPLAAAGHKVTGLEISAASVRHAGRNARRNGLRTAQFMDGDVARNLSELLPLHDALVVDPPRKGLDVTVLTMILSDPPQRLVYLSCDPATLARDLKQLAGNSGPYRIERVQPMDFFPQTSHLECLVLMSRFNCATPPETA; encoded by the coding sequence ATGACAGCGATGAATGAAACACCGCATCCGGGACTGACCATCGATGTCGTTGGAGAGGATCTCGATCAGCAGGGTCGAGGTCTGGCTCGCTGGAATGGCTGGGTGATCACAGTCCCTGAACTGCTTCCAGGAGAAGAGGCCAAGGTCAAAGTCCAGCAGCGTCAGCGGCGGATGTGGCTGGCTCGAAGAGTAGAAATTATCTCCTCATCCCCCCATGCCCGCCGACCACCGTGCATTCTTGCCCGCGATTGCGGTGGTTGTTCCTTGCAACATCTTTCGGTGGAGGCCCAGAACAGCTGGAAGCAAGATCGACTGATCAACACGCTGACTCGCATTGGGCAGCTGGATCCAGACGTGAACACGCTGGTGAGTCCCGACCAAGAATCTTTGGGCTACAGAAACCGAGCATTGATCCCGGTGCGTCGCGATGGCCCGAAGGTGCGGCTGGGCTATTACAAACGTGGCAGTCATCGCATCGTTAATCTCAATCACTGCCCAGTTCTGGATCCTCGACTGGATGCATTGATTGCACCAATCAAACAGGATCTTGAATCCACCAGCTGGCCCATGGATTCAGATCTGCAGGGTGAGCCTGGTCTTCGTCACCTGGGACTAAGAATCGGCATCCGAACCGGTGAAGTGCTGATCACCCTGATTTCGGCCACCCGCTCCCTGAAAGGAGTGGGTGCGCTGAGTGCTGAGTGGATGCGTCGCTGGCCACAGCTAAAGGGAGTGACGCTCAATCTGCAGCCCAAACGCAGTAACGCTGTTTTCGGTGAGCAGACCCTATGTCTTCAGGGTGAAGATGCGATCGAGGAGAAATTCTGCGATCTATCGCTGGAGCTTGGCAGCACCACTTTTTTTCAGGTCAACACCCCCCGGGCCGAGCGGGTAGTTGAGCACATCCGCGACTGGCTTACCGACTCACAACAGCATCAAAGGGTGATTGATGCCTACTGCGGCATCGGCACGATTGCCTTACCGCTTGCTGCCGCTGGCCACAAAGTAACCGGTCTGGAAATTAGCGCTGCATCCGTACGCCATGCCGGACGCAATGCAAGACGCAACGGTCTTAGGACAGCACAATTCATGGATGGAGATGTCGCTCGGAACCTGAGCGAACTGTTGCCGCTGCACGATGCTCTGGTGGTTGATCCACCCCGAAAGGGTCTGGATGTCACCGTGCTCACCATGATTCTCAGTGATCCACCGCAGCGATTGGTGTATCTGAGTTGTGATCCTGCAACCTTGGCGAGGGATCTCAAACAACTGGCAGGAAATTCAGGTCCTTATCGGATTGAACGAGTCCAGCCGATGGATTTCTTCCCTCAGACCTCTCACCTGGAATGTCTGGTGTTGATGTCGAGGTTCAACTGCGCAACTCCACCTGAAACTGCTTGA
- the pheT gene encoding phenylalanine--tRNA ligase subunit beta produces MRVSLSWLQDLVQVNEPADQLGERLSMAGFEVEEMEDLSLLAQGVVVGEVVACDRHPNADKLSICKVNVGAEEHLQIVCGAKNVRAGIHVPVAMVGAVLPAVNLTIKAGELRGVSSEGMICSLSELGQTSDVDGIAIFEDLLADSPSPGEPVAPSLGLNDSVLELAITANRPDGLSMTGIAREVAALTGAPLSLPRATAPAVTQTLDADQQSTAAMEAGGLYGLTEVKGIDGSSRSPQWLQQRLTRAGVNPVNAVVDITNMVMLEQGQPLHAFDADALESISGTGIRAKDFGLRQAREHELFTGLDGREIELDSRVQVVTCRDRAVAVAGVMGSAESGVTDQTRRIWLESALFTPTSVRNASRATGQRTDASSRYEKGLPREITLLAAGRALSLFREMLDAEIGDTWVCAAEKGEDHVVSLRRSSLHRLLGSLKPSDSTAQPQPLAEHQVESCLAALGCELTSYADGWKVVVPPSRRMDLLREVDLIEEVARLVGFDRFQSQLPDPLQPGQLTLIQQAERRLRQRLSASGLQEITTLSLTGADEADPTRIAISNPLLAETSHLRTALWLEHLQVCQRNLQASQPGCWVFEIGNVFSSDGAAIDQEARLSGVICGDRRLSRWQSSGKPQPLNYYDARGVLTTVLTSLGIEAQDRRLADDARLHPGRAAVVVIEGRPLGCFGQLHPALCANHELPADTYLFDLDLSRLLEAATRSNRWSPQFKPYSTLPSSERDLAMVVPRSLAAGDLLQAIRKAGKPLLESVELIDRFEGGQLGSDQCSQAFRLRYRGKDSTLTDDIIQPVHDKVRQSLVKQFQVELRS; encoded by the coding sequence ATGCGGGTTTCTCTCTCCTGGCTGCAGGATCTAGTGCAGGTGAACGAGCCAGCGGATCAACTGGGTGAACGCTTGTCGATGGCTGGTTTTGAAGTGGAGGAGATGGAGGATCTCTCTCTCCTTGCACAGGGCGTTGTTGTCGGAGAGGTAGTGGCCTGCGATCGCCATCCCAATGCTGACAAACTCAGCATCTGCAAGGTCAATGTGGGCGCTGAGGAGCACCTGCAAATCGTCTGCGGAGCCAAAAATGTGCGTGCCGGCATTCATGTTCCTGTCGCCATGGTCGGAGCCGTTCTCCCTGCCGTGAACCTCACGATCAAAGCGGGTGAACTCCGAGGTGTAAGCAGTGAGGGGATGATCTGTTCTCTGTCTGAACTTGGTCAGACCAGTGATGTGGATGGGATTGCCATCTTTGAGGATCTCCTTGCTGATTCACCCTCTCCGGGAGAGCCAGTGGCGCCATCACTGGGCCTCAACGACAGCGTTCTCGAACTAGCCATCACAGCCAACCGGCCTGATGGATTGTCCATGACAGGCATTGCAAGGGAAGTGGCCGCACTGACAGGAGCACCCCTTTCACTGCCCCGGGCAACTGCTCCAGCCGTCACGCAAACGTTGGACGCTGACCAGCAGTCCACAGCTGCCATGGAGGCTGGGGGCCTTTACGGCTTGACCGAGGTCAAGGGCATCGATGGCTCATCCCGATCACCGCAGTGGTTGCAGCAAAGGCTGACCCGTGCCGGAGTGAATCCTGTGAATGCCGTAGTCGACATCACCAACATGGTGATGCTTGAACAGGGCCAGCCTCTGCATGCCTTCGATGCGGATGCACTGGAATCAATCAGCGGTACCGGAATCAGAGCAAAGGATTTTGGTCTTCGTCAGGCCCGTGAGCATGAGCTCTTCACAGGTCTGGATGGGCGTGAAATCGAATTGGATTCTCGTGTTCAAGTGGTGACATGTCGGGATCGTGCTGTCGCCGTAGCCGGTGTGATGGGCAGTGCCGAAAGCGGCGTCACCGATCAAACTCGCAGAATCTGGCTGGAATCTGCCCTATTCACCCCAACATCTGTGCGCAACGCCAGCCGAGCCACAGGACAGCGCACGGATGCCAGCAGTCGGTACGAGAAGGGTTTGCCGAGGGAAATCACACTGCTCGCAGCAGGTCGTGCTTTGTCCCTGTTCAGAGAAATGCTTGATGCTGAAATTGGCGACACCTGGGTTTGTGCAGCAGAAAAGGGAGAAGATCATGTTGTGAGCCTGCGGCGCAGCTCACTCCATCGCTTACTCGGATCACTTAAACCCTCAGACAGCACTGCTCAGCCTCAGCCGCTCGCTGAACATCAGGTCGAGTCCTGTCTCGCAGCACTTGGTTGTGAACTTACGTCCTATGCCGATGGGTGGAAGGTGGTTGTTCCCCCATCGAGGCGCATGGACCTGTTGCGTGAGGTTGACCTGATTGAAGAAGTGGCACGACTGGTGGGATTTGATCGCTTTCAGTCCCAACTCCCGGACCCGCTTCAACCTGGTCAGCTAACGCTCATTCAGCAGGCCGAACGACGTTTGCGTCAGCGTCTGAGCGCCTCAGGATTGCAAGAAATCACCACCTTGTCCCTCACCGGCGCCGATGAAGCCGATCCAACTCGCATTGCGATCAGCAATCCCCTGTTGGCGGAGACCAGCCATCTGCGCACTGCCCTCTGGCTGGAGCATCTTCAGGTTTGTCAGCGCAACCTTCAGGCGTCTCAACCTGGTTGCTGGGTGTTCGAGATCGGAAATGTGTTCAGCTCCGATGGCGCAGCGATCGATCAGGAAGCTCGGCTCTCGGGGGTGATCTGTGGCGATCGTCGTCTCTCGCGGTGGCAGTCCAGTGGAAAGCCACAACCTCTGAACTATTACGACGCCAGAGGGGTGCTCACCACCGTTCTGACTTCATTGGGAATTGAGGCCCAGGACCGTCGCCTCGCCGATGATGCGCGTCTGCATCCAGGCCGTGCAGCGGTTGTGGTGATTGAAGGTCGCCCTCTTGGCTGCTTCGGTCAATTGCATCCTGCTCTGTGTGCAAACCATGAGCTGCCGGCGGACACTTATCTCTTCGACCTGGACCTGTCACGCCTGCTGGAGGCAGCCACCCGCAGCAATCGCTGGAGCCCGCAATTCAAGCCCTACTCCACCCTGCCTTCATCGGAGCGTGATTTGGCGATGGTTGTTCCACGCAGCCTGGCAGCAGGGGATCTTCTGCAGGCCATCCGTAAAGCAGGCAAACCACTCTTGGAGTCGGTCGAATTGATCGATCGTTTTGAAGGCGGTCAGCTGGGCTCCGATCAGTGCAGTCAGGCCTTCCGGCTGCGTTATCGCGGCAAAGACAGCACGCTGACCGACGACATCATTCAGCCTGTTCATGACAAGGTGCGCCAGTCACTGGTCAAGCAGTTTCAGGTGGAGTTGCGCAGTTGA
- the rpmG gene encoding 50S ribosomal protein L33, with protein sequence MAKNKGVRIVVTIECTECRSVPASEKRSPGVSRYTTEKNRRNTTERLELMKFCPQLNKMTLHKEIK encoded by the coding sequence ATGGCCAAGAACAAGGGCGTCCGGATCGTTGTCACCATTGAGTGCACCGAATGCCGGTCCGTTCCCGCTTCCGAAAAGCGATCTCCCGGTGTGTCCCGCTACACGACCGAGAAAAATCGTCGGAACACTACAGAAAGGCTGGAACTGATGAAGTTCTGCCCGCAACTCAACAAGATGACTCTCCACAAAGAGATCAAGTGA
- the rpsR gene encoding 30S ribosomal protein S18 yields MSSSFFKKRLSPIKPGDPIDYKDVDLLKKFITERGKILPRRLTGLTAKQQRDLTNAVKRARIVALLPFVNPEG; encoded by the coding sequence ATGTCCAGCTCCTTCTTCAAGAAGCGCCTTTCTCCAATTAAGCCTGGCGATCCCATCGACTACAAAGATGTGGATCTGCTTAAGAAGTTCATTACTGAACGCGGCAAAATTTTGCCTCGCCGTCTTACTGGTCTCACTGCAAAACAGCAGCGTGATCTCACTAATGCTGTGAAGCGAGCCCGGATTGTGGCTTTGCTGCCTTTCGTGAACCCCGAGGGTTGA
- a CDS encoding ribonuclease catalytic domain-containing protein: MSVGFRGKEQVVPARTIDLIHPLPGDVDPSTGLGVSPWTFNEHDLQECSPNCRDWGETWVLLLESTETVDLADFAELACGTDSVLSKAACWLALHRNQDFFRWKQGAVQARPAAEIRSRRAERRVQVKAELRIKQWVQFLKARQPLVFNTLDPLHQQWIKSLQQLVGDGAEAIELDFQLSQSLKTARVEANAKDLRHLLIQLGQWDEHRPASIAGTPWSNGFSENLLLEAKELVEKCDRTTPEDENRLDLTAQTCVTIDDAETNDIDDAIALERRQDGSKRLWIHIADPGRLIPEGSPLDLEARRRGSSLYLSRGTLPMFPAELSTGPFSLKTGRHNAAWSTWVDLDPHGDVTDFGILRSWVTPRYRLTYDDADELIDLAPPEETDLAELHELLERRRRWRTDRGALQMELPEGRIRCRDGELSVQVTEPSPSRTMVAEAMILAGAVAARFGSTHNLALPYRSQLPADLPPASELEQLPDGAVRFAAMKRCLSRGLMGTQPSPHFSLGLQAYAQATSPIRRYGDLVVQRQIAAVINAEDPLSEQSMQDLINTFDTAVREGLTISREDQRHWQQVWFERHQSDQWRVDFLRWLRPQDRLGLVRLDDLAMDVAAECPTGSVPGDALVLRVDQVDSQCDQLRLLALAC, encoded by the coding sequence TTGAGTGTCGGCTTTCGAGGCAAGGAACAAGTTGTTCCAGCTCGGACCATCGATTTAATTCACCCCCTGCCTGGCGACGTTGACCCGTCTACTGGGCTGGGGGTTTCTCCTTGGACCTTCAACGAGCATGACCTTCAAGAATGCAGTCCCAACTGTCGCGACTGGGGCGAAACATGGGTCCTGCTGCTGGAATCAACTGAGACCGTTGATCTAGCTGATTTTGCTGAGTTGGCTTGCGGTACAGATTCTGTGTTGAGCAAAGCTGCCTGTTGGCTGGCTTTGCATCGAAACCAGGACTTTTTTCGTTGGAAGCAGGGTGCGGTTCAGGCAAGGCCTGCTGCCGAAATCCGTAGTCGACGCGCTGAACGGCGTGTACAAGTCAAAGCTGAACTACGAATCAAGCAGTGGGTCCAATTTTTGAAGGCCCGCCAACCATTGGTCTTCAATACACTTGACCCTCTGCACCAGCAGTGGATCAAAAGCCTGCAACAGCTGGTTGGTGACGGTGCTGAGGCGATCGAACTCGACTTTCAGCTCTCGCAGTCTTTGAAAACTGCTCGAGTGGAAGCCAATGCCAAAGATCTCCGTCATCTGCTGATTCAGCTAGGCCAGTGGGATGAACATCGACCGGCCTCAATCGCCGGTACGCCCTGGAGCAACGGATTCAGTGAAAATCTGCTTCTTGAAGCCAAGGAACTAGTCGAAAAGTGTGACAGGACGACTCCGGAGGATGAGAACAGACTTGACCTCACCGCTCAGACCTGCGTCACCATTGATGATGCCGAGACGAATGACATTGACGATGCCATTGCTCTGGAACGTCGACAAGACGGTTCCAAACGTCTCTGGATCCATATCGCTGATCCAGGTCGATTGATCCCCGAGGGTTCACCCCTTGATCTTGAAGCTCGACGGCGTGGCAGCAGTCTCTATCTGTCGAGGGGCACTCTTCCAATGTTTCCAGCCGAGCTCTCGACAGGCCCCTTCAGTCTCAAGACTGGTCGCCATAACGCTGCCTGGAGCACCTGGGTGGATCTCGACCCGCATGGCGACGTTACCGATTTTGGGATCCTGCGTAGCTGGGTCACCCCCCGTTACCGCCTGACGTATGACGATGCCGATGAACTGATTGATCTCGCTCCACCTGAAGAGACGGATCTTGCTGAACTTCATGAGTTGCTGGAACGGCGACGTCGTTGGCGGACTGATCGGGGTGCGCTTCAGATGGAGCTGCCTGAGGGCCGTATCCGATGCCGTGATGGCGAGTTGTCCGTGCAGGTCACGGAGCCAAGTCCCTCCAGGACAATGGTGGCTGAGGCCATGATTCTCGCTGGGGCCGTTGCCGCTCGATTCGGATCGACTCACAATCTGGCTCTGCCGTATCGCAGTCAGCTCCCAGCCGATCTTCCCCCTGCTTCTGAGCTGGAACAGCTACCTGATGGAGCTGTTCGCTTTGCTGCAATGAAGCGTTGCCTGAGCCGCGGTCTAATGGGAACCCAACCCTCGCCCCATTTCAGTCTTGGCCTCCAGGCCTACGCACAGGCCACCTCGCCGATCCGCCGCTACGGGGATCTTGTTGTACAACGCCAGATCGCCGCTGTGATCAACGCTGAAGATCCACTGAGTGAACAATCGATGCAGGACCTGATCAACACCTTTGATACTGCTGTACGCGAAGGTCTGACGATCTCAAGGGAGGATCAGCGCCATTGGCAACAGGTCTGGTTCGAACGTCATCAGAGCGATCAGTGGCGAGTGGATTTCCTGCGCTGGTTGAGACCTCAGGATCGGCTGGGGTTAGTTCGTCTCGATGATCTGGCCATGGATGTTGCTGCTGAATGCCCCACGGGATCGGTGCCTGGAGATGCTCTTGTGCTGCGGGTTGATCAGGTGGATTCCCAGTGTGACCAACTCAGACTGCTTGCCCTGGCTTGTTGA